Proteins encoded in a region of the Mariprofundus ferrinatatus genome:
- a CDS encoding response regulator — protein sequence MFHIVDDQPYLGEILAEIIESFGYSARAFACPQAYVDHVQSEAFQMPLGTITDIDMPIMNGYEMMEKVHHFKPEMKFIVATGESAIRHEYQSKACMYLTKPYCPESIKKILNNLSKCVQFGASKDIGCAHCDDRNSFGLKSWSCPHPDTNPSTF from the coding sequence ATGTTTCATATTGTTGATGACCAACCATACCTGGGTGAAATCCTCGCTGAAATAATCGAATCATTCGGCTATTCTGCAAGGGCTTTTGCATGCCCGCAGGCATATGTCGACCATGTGCAGTCCGAAGCGTTTCAAATGCCATTGGGTACAATTACCGATATTGATATGCCTATCATGAATGGTTACGAAATGATGGAAAAGGTTCACCACTTTAAGCCAGAGATGAAGTTTATTGTTGCTACTGGTGAATCTGCTATCCGGCATGAATATCAATCAAAAGCATGCATGTATCTGACCAAGCCTTATTGTCCGGAGTCCATCAAAAAAATACTTAACAACCTATCAAAATGTGTGCAATTCGGGGCTTCCAAAGATATTGGCTGTGCTCACTGCGACGACAGAAATTCCTTTGGCCTAAAAAGCTGGTCCTGCCCTCATCCGGATACCAATCCGTCAACCTTTTAA
- a CDS encoding methyltransferase domain-containing protein: MSNRAFWEGKYHNNETGWDRGNASPALLDWLKELEPCRILVPGCGRGHEVIELARRGFDVTAVDIATPAIDHMQAMLEKERLTATLIHGDLFELILEPFDAIYEQTCLCALQPEQWPAYEQWLYTHLKPGGQLLALFMQTGAEGGPPFHCDVSDMSYLFSDSRWQWPDNGNEVPHPSGRFELAHLLIRI; this comes from the coding sequence ATGAGTAATCGTGCGTTCTGGGAAGGCAAATACCACAACAACGAAACCGGCTGGGATCGCGGCAATGCCAGCCCTGCCCTTCTCGACTGGCTCAAAGAGCTGGAGCCTTGCCGCATCCTCGTGCCCGGCTGCGGCCGAGGCCATGAGGTGATCGAGCTTGCCCGTCGCGGTTTTGACGTTACCGCTGTCGATATCGCCACCCCTGCCATTGATCACATGCAGGCGATGCTGGAAAAGGAGAGGCTGACTGCCACCCTGATCCACGGCGATCTCTTTGAACTCATTCTTGAACCGTTCGATGCGATCTACGAGCAGACCTGCCTCTGTGCCCTGCAACCGGAACAGTGGCCTGCTTATGAGCAGTGGCTTTATACCCACCTGAAACCGGGCGGCCAACTCCTGGCCCTCTTCATGCAGACCGGCGCCGAAGGCGGTCCGCCGTTCCACTGCGATGTGAGCGACATGAGCTACCTGTTTAGCGACAGCCGCTGGCAGTGGCCGGACAATGGCAACGAAGTCCCCCACCCTTCCGGCCGCTTTGAACTTGCCCATCTTCTGATCCGTATCTGA
- a CDS encoding sulfurtransferase TusA family protein, with the protein MKHFLDITRETCPMTFVKVKLKLAQINKGEQLEVLLNEGEPLENVPRSCEEQGFKVLSNEPTDEEGKHMLVIEK; encoded by the coding sequence ATGAAACATTTTCTCGATATTACCCGCGAGACCTGCCCGATGACCTTTGTGAAGGTGAAGCTGAAGCTGGCCCAGATCAACAAGGGCGAACAGCTGGAAGTGCTGCTTAACGAGGGCGAACCGCTGGAGAATGTTCCCCGCTCATGCGAAGAGCAGGGTTTCAAGGTACTATCCAACGAGCCGACCGATGAGGAAGGCAAGCATATGCTGGTGATCGAGAAGTAA
- a CDS encoding DsrE/DsrF/DrsH-like family protein, protein MDLPVDKKKISIVCFSGDFDKIVAAFTIATGAAATNREVTMFFTFWGLNALKRNKGRAATGKSIMAKAFNFLMGGLNNLPLSRLNFGGISPKLMTGMMKKHNVATLPELVEAAHLLGVRIVACEMAMHILEIEKSEMIEEVKDVAGVATFLNESENSHIIFI, encoded by the coding sequence ATGGACCTGCCCGTTGATAAGAAAAAGATATCGATCGTCTGCTTCTCCGGCGATTTCGACAAGATCGTTGCCGCCTTCACGATCGCTACAGGTGCCGCCGCGACCAACCGCGAAGTAACCATGTTCTTCACCTTCTGGGGACTCAATGCCCTGAAGAGGAACAAGGGTCGTGCCGCAACCGGCAAAAGCATTATGGCGAAAGCCTTCAACTTCCTGATGGGTGGCCTGAACAACCTTCCGCTTTCGCGTCTTAACTTCGGCGGCATCAGCCCCAAGCTGATGACCGGCATGATGAAGAAACACAACGTTGCCACCCTGCCTGAGCTGGTCGAGGCGGCACATCTGCTTGGCGTACGCATCGTCGCATGCGAAATGGCGATGCATATTCTCGAGATCGAGAAGAGCGAGATGATTGAGGAGGTGAAGGATGTGGCCGGCGTTGCGACCTTCCTCAACGAATCGGAAAATTCGCATATCATCTTTATTTGA